One genomic segment of Hevea brasiliensis isolate MT/VB/25A 57/8 chromosome 3, ASM3005281v1, whole genome shotgun sequence includes these proteins:
- the LOC110658711 gene encoding 4-coumarate--CoA ligase 2 — protein sequence MISIASLELEPAKPEISPPQNSDTHIFRSKLPDIPISSHLSLHAYCFENLLSFADRPCLISGSTGKIYSFAETHLIAQKTAAGLSNLGIKKGDVIMILLQNCPEFVFSFMGASMLGAVTTTANPFYTPNEIFKQFTSSRAKLIITQSQYVDKLRDSQENHPKLGQDFTVITIDDPPENCLHFSVLSSASESEIPDVTIHPDDPVALPFSSGTTGLPKGVILTHKSLITSVAQQVDGENPNLYLKEEDVVLCVLPLFHIYSLNSVLLCSLRAGAAVLLMQKFEIGALLELIQRHKVSVAAVVPPLVLALAKNPMVAGFDLSSIRVVLSGAAPLGKDLEDALRSRVPQAILGQGYGMTEAGPVLSMCLGFAKQPFPTKSGSCGTVVRNAELKVIDPETGCSLGYNQPGEICIRGQQIMKGYLNDPEATANTIDVEGWLHTGDIGYVDDDEEVFIVDRVKEIIKFKGFQVPPAELEALLINHPSIADAAVVPQKDEVAGEVPVAFVVPSNGFELTEEAVKEYIAKQVVFYKKLHRVYFVHAIPKSPSGKILRKDLKAKLATTSSSC from the exons ATGATATCTATAGCCTCGCTTGAGCTTGAACCTGCCAAGCCAGAAATCTCTCCTCCTCAGAATTCTGATACTCATATTTTCAGATCAAAATTACCTGACATTCCCATCTCTAGCCATCTCTCTCTCCATGCATACTGCTTTGAGAACCTCCTCAGTTTCGCTGATAGACCATGTCTTATTTCAGGCTCCACTGGCAAAATCTATTCTTTTGCTGAAACCCACCTCATAGCTCAGAAGACTGCTGCTGGGTTATCCAATTTGGGAATCAAGAAAGGGGATGTCATCATGATTCTCCTCCAAAATTGCCCTGAATTCGTCTTCTCTTTCATGGGTGCTTCCATGCTTGGAGCAGTCACCACTACTGCCAACCCCTTTTATACTCcaaatgaaatattcaaacagttTACTTCTTCTCGTGCCAAGCTGATCATTACACAATCTCAATACGTTGACAAGCTAAGAGATTCCCAAGAGAACCACCCAAAACTCGGCCAAGATTTTACTGTAATCACCATCGATGACCCACCGGAAAATTGTCTTCATTTCTCGGTGCTTTCGTCGGCCAGCGAGAGCGAAATCCCAGATGTTACCATCCACCCTGACGATCCTGTTGCATTGCCCTTCTCTTCAGGGACTACAGGGCTCCCTAAAGGAGTGATATTAACTCACAAGAGCTTGATAACGAGTGTGGCCCAGCAAGTAGATGGAGAGAACCCAAACTTATACTTGAAAGAAGAAGACGTTGTCTTGTGCGTATTGCCTCTGTTTCACATATATTCACTGAACAGTGTATTGCTCTGCTCGCTGAGAGCAGGAGCAGCGGTTTTGTTAATGCAAAAATTTGAGATAGGAGCATTGCTAGAGCTAATTCAGAGGCACAAGGTGTCAGTAGCAGCGGTGGTGCCACCGCTAGTGCTGGCGTTGGCAAAGAATCCGATGGTTGCGGGGTTTGACCTGAGCTCCATCAGAGTGGTGCTGTCTGGGGCCGCGCCTCTGGGGAAGGACCTAGAGGATGCTTTACGTAGTAGGGTGCCACAGGCGATACTGGGACAG GGGTATGGAATGACAGAGGCAGGGCCAGTGCTGTCAATGTGCTTAGGATTTGCAAAGCAGCCATTCCCAACCAAGTCGGGTTCATGTGGCACTGTGGTTAGAAATGCAGAGCTCAAGGTCATCGACCCTGAAACCGGTTGTTCCCTTGGCTACAACCAGCCTGGTGAAATTTGCATCCGTGGACAGCAAATTATGAAAG GATATTTGAATGATCCGGAGGCCACAGCAAACACTATAGATGTTGAAGGTTGGCTTCACACTGGGGACATTGGTTATGTAGATGATGATGAGGAGGTTTTCATTGTCGATAGAGTCAAGGAAATCATCAAATTCAAAGGCTTCCAG GTGCCACCAGCAGAGCTTGAGGCCCTCCTTATAAACCACCCATCAATTGCAGATGCTGCTGTTGTCCC GCAAAAAGATGAAGTTGCTGGAGAAGTTCCCGTTGCATTTGTGGTTCCATCAAATGGTTTCGAGCTTACTGAGGAGGCCGTAAAAGAATACATAGCAAAACAG GTGGTGTTCTATAAGAAACTGCACAGAGTGTACTTTGTTCATGCAATTCCCAAGTCTCCCTCTGGAAAGATATTAAGAAAAGACCTAAAAGCTAAGCTAGCTACAACCTCCTCTTCCTGTTAG